The proteins below come from a single Ailuropoda melanoleuca isolate Jingjing chromosome 1, ASM200744v2, whole genome shotgun sequence genomic window:
- the LOC109488613 gene encoding olfactory receptor 5H2, whose product MDIKNGTLLTKFVLTGFTYQPQWQIPLFLVFLVIYLITIVGNLGLTALICNDPHLHIPMYLLLGSLAFVDAWISSTVTPKMLANFLAKSKMISLSECMAQLFSFAFGATTECFLLAIMAYDRYVAICKPLLYPVIMTYRLCTWLLVSSFVGGLIHSIIHIGFLFRLTFCNSNIMYHFYCDIIPLFKISCTDPSINVLMVFIFSGSIQVFTILIVLVSYTLVLFTILRKKSLQGIRKAFSTCGAHLLSVSLYYGPLLFRYVCPGSAQSDDQDMMDSLFYTVIIPLLNPMIYSLRNKKVKDSLRKMLKRNV is encoded by the coding sequence ATGGatattaaaaatggaacattGCTGACAAAGTTTGTTCTCACAGGATTCACATATCAACCACAGTGGCAAATCCCTCTGTTCCTGGTATTCCTGGTGATATACCTCATCACCATTGTGGGAAACCTTGGGCTAACTGCTCTCATCTGCAATGACCCTCACCTTCATATTCCCATGTACTTACTCCTTGGAAGTTTAGCCTTTGTGGATGCTTGGATATCATCCACAGTGACCCCAAAGATGCTGGCCAACTTCCTAGCCAAGAGTaagatgatctctctctctgaatgcATGGCACAattgttttcctttgcatttggTGCAACCACAGAATGTTTTCTCTTGGCAATAATGGCATATGATCGCTACGTAGCCATATGCAAACCATTACTTTATCCAGTGATTATGACCTATAGACTTTGCACCTGGCTGTTAGTCTCATCATTTGTAGGTGGCTTAATTCATTCTATAATTCATATAGGTTTTTTATTCAGATTAACCTTTTGTAATTCTAACATCATGTATCACTTTTACTGTGACATCATACCATTGTTTAAGATTTCCTGTACTGACCCTTCAATTAATGTtctgatggtttttattttctctgggtcAATACAGGTATTTACCATTCTGATTGTTCTGGTCTCTTATACACTTGTTCTCTttacaatcttaagaaagaagtcTCTGCAAGGCATTAGAaaagccttctccacctgtggAGCCCATCTTTTATCTGTGTCTCTATACTATGGCCCTCTTCTCTTCAGGTATGTGTGTCCTGGATCTGCACAATCAGATGATCAAGATATGATGGACTCTCTATTTTACACTGTCATAATTCCTTTGTTAAATCCAATGATCTATAGCCTgagaaataaaaaagtcaaagattcactgagaaaaatgttaaagagaaatGTTTAG
- the LOC105234879 gene encoding LOW QUALITY PROTEIN: olfactory receptor 5H2-like (The sequence of the model RefSeq protein was modified relative to this genomic sequence to represent the inferred CDS: inserted 2 bases in 1 codon): MEKENATLLTELILTGLTYEPQWQIPLFLVFLVIYLLXVVGNLGLIALIWNDPQLHIPMYLFLGSLAFVDVWLSSTVSPKMLVNFFAKSKMISLSECMIQFFSLALSVTTECFLLATMAYDRYVAICKPLLYPVIMSNTLCIRLIHLSFLGGFLHATIHNAFLFRLTFCNSIIVHHFYCDIIPLFKISCTDPSINFLMVFIFAGSIQVFTILIVLVSYTLVLFTILKKKSLQGIRKAFSTCGAHLLSVSLYYGPLLFMYVRPGSAQAVGQDMIDSLFYTVIIPVLNPMIYSLRNKKVIDSLRKILKRNA; encoded by the exons atggaaaaagaaaatgctacatTGTTGACAGAATTGATTCTCACAGGACTCACATATGAGCCACAGTGGCAAATCCCCCTGTTCCTGGTGTTCTTGGTTATCTATCTTCT TGTCGTGGGGAACCTTGGTCTGATTGCTCTCATATGGAATGACCCTCAGCTTCACATCCCTATGTACTTATTCCTTGGGAGTCTGGCATTTGTGGATGTTTGGTTATCATCCACGGTATCCCCCAAGATGTTGGTCAACTTCTTCGCCAAGAGCaagatgatctctctctctgagtGCATGATACAGTTTTTTTCCCTTGCACTTAGTGTAACCACGGAATGCTTTTTGCTGGCAACAATGGCATATGATCGGTATGTGGCCATATGCAAACCATTACTTTATCCAGTCATTATGTCCAATACCCTGTGCATCCGGCTGatacatttgtcatttttagGTGGCTTTCTTCATGCCACAATTCATAATGCTTTTTTATTCAGATTAACCTTCTGCAATTCCATCATAGTTCATCACTTTTACTGTGATATTATACCATTATTTAAGATTTCTTGTACTGACCCTTCTATTAATTTTCTgatggtatttatttttgctgGGTCAATACAAGTATTTACCATTTTGATTGTTCTTGTCTCTTACACACTGGTTCTCTTTACAATCTTAAAGAAGAAGTCTCTACAAGGCATAAGgaaagccttctccacctgtggAGCCCATCTCTTATCTGTGTCATTATACTATGGCCCCCTTCTCTTCATGTATGTGCGCCCTGGATCTGCACAGGCAGTTGGTCAAGATATGATAGACTCTCTATTTTACACTGTTATAATTCCTGTGTTAAACCCAATGATCTATAGCCTGAGAAATAAGAAAGTCATAGATtcactgagaaaaatattaaagagaaatgcTTAG